The following proteins are co-located in the Maridesulfovibrio sp. genome:
- a CDS encoding PTS sugar transporter subunit IIA translates to MGIESSKNGIVLVTHGNFGQALIEAGELIVGPQEGVLSLSVDVSQGIDAAVDSLKSNIAEVNNGNGVLILTDMFGGTPTNLSLSLLQGDDIEVVTGVSLPMLLKAFQMRNESLQKMAEEVSKAAAKGIVIAGEMLRKRTSKG, encoded by the coding sequence ATGGGCATAGAATCTAGTAAAAACGGAATTGTTCTCGTTACCCACGGTAACTTCGGACAGGCGCTTATTGAAGCGGGTGAACTTATTGTCGGTCCTCAGGAGGGAGTGCTCTCCCTTAGTGTTGATGTTTCTCAGGGCATTGATGCGGCAGTGGACTCCTTGAAAAGCAATATTGCCGAAGTGAATAACGGTAACGGAGTTCTCATTCTTACTGATATGTTTGGTGGAACACCCACTAACCTAAGCCTTTCCCTGTTGCAGGGAGATGATATTGAGGTTGTGACCGGAGTCAGCCTGCCCATGCTTCTGAAAGCTTTTCAGATGCGTAATGAGTCTTTGCAGAAGATGGCCGAAGAGGTCAGCAAAGCCGCGGCTAAAGGTATTGTAATTGCCGGCGAAATGCTGCGAAAACGAACTTCCAAAGGGTAA
- a CDS encoding PTS sugar transporter subunit IIB, which produces MMWVRIDNRLVHGQIIETWLPYTHAKHIIVANDAVARDDLQQQIMSLAIPQSVSCSFCPVDDLNSMIPAFTSGNGSTIILFSSCADVRRALDSGFIFSSVNIGNIHYGPGKKQISPSVALSSDDESCLHYFKGQGIELDFRCVPNDPVQVRFS; this is translated from the coding sequence ATGATGTGGGTGAGAATTGATAACCGTCTTGTTCATGGGCAGATTATTGAAACATGGCTCCCGTACACCCACGCAAAACATATAATCGTGGCTAACGATGCCGTTGCCAGGGATGATTTGCAGCAGCAGATCATGTCGCTGGCAATTCCGCAGTCGGTGAGCTGCTCCTTTTGTCCGGTAGATGATTTGAATTCTATGATTCCTGCTTTTACCAGTGGTAACGGCAGCACAATCATTTTGTTTTCTTCCTGCGCTGACGTACGCAGGGCTCTGGATTCCGGCTTTATTTTCAGTTCGGTTAATATCGGTAACATTCATTATGGTCCCGGTAAAAAACAGATTTCCCCCAGCGTGGCTTTGAGTTCTGATGATGAATCCTGTCTTCATTATTTCAAAGGGCAGGGCATAGAGCTCGATTTTCGCTGCGTCCCTAATGATCCTGTGCAGGTGAGGTTCTCATGA
- a CDS encoding PTS sugar transporter subunit IIC, with protein sequence MNPGLLERPLVVGALWGAVTGDVVTSLKIAVFFELFWLDNIPAGTYIPPHILAPTFAALALTTSFAFTEARQVMIILLACLPLARIGAWMDYSLRQWHNRGHNKLISWARKGKAGDQLPQKLVFRSILRTFVTSWLFFWTSTIILHYILCIFFHKWGPLVAGVEMKWSFLWIAASLGGLLALRLRKAYATFVFGVVLFGFFILAGII encoded by the coding sequence ATAAATCCCGGTCTTCTTGAGCGTCCTCTTGTCGTAGGTGCCCTTTGGGGTGCTGTTACGGGAGATGTTGTCACCAGTCTCAAGATTGCCGTGTTTTTCGAACTTTTCTGGCTGGATAATATCCCGGCCGGAACCTACATTCCTCCACATATTCTGGCTCCTACATTTGCCGCGCTTGCTTTGACCACTTCTTTTGCATTTACAGAAGCACGTCAGGTTATGATTATTCTGTTGGCTTGTTTGCCTTTAGCACGCATCGGTGCGTGGATGGATTATTCACTAAGGCAGTGGCATAACAGGGGACACAACAAGCTTATCAGTTGGGCACGCAAGGGAAAGGCAGGCGATCAACTCCCTCAAAAGCTGGTTTTTCGCTCTATTTTAAGAACTTTTGTCACTTCGTGGCTTTTTTTCTGGACAAGCACCATAATCCTTCATTATATCCTTTGTATATTTTTTCACAAGTGGGGGCCGTTGGTCGCCGGTGTGGAGATGAAATGGTCTTTTTTATGGATTGCTGCTAGTCTTGGAGGCCTTTTGGCCCTTAGATTGCGAAAAGCCTATGCCACTTTTGTCTTCGGAGTGGTCTTATTCGGCTTTTTTATCCTTGCCGGGATTATATAA
- a CDS encoding manganese-dependent inorganic pyrophosphatase, producing MAIIAVGHKNPDTDTIASAIAIADLWSKAKEETKAVAQGAIAPETAFVLEKFGCAAPEIVTDATDQKIILVDHSDIAQSLDNLDKGEIVAVVDHHKLGDVTTPNPLEMWVWPVGCTGTVINAMYKFYNVEVPKNIAGVLLCAILSDTVMFKSVTCTDADKAAVEELAKIAGVEDVMALGMEMFNVKSAVAGATMSELIFRDYKDFDMSGNKVGIGQLEVVDLSVFDGIKDDLYAELEKVKAEGRHSCFLLLTDIMKEGSEMLIVSDDPSVVEKAFGVAPEGTKVYLEGVMSRKKQVVPNFEKAFSA from the coding sequence ATGGCTATTATCGCAGTAGGACACAAAAACCCCGATACCGATACCATTGCATCCGCAATCGCTATTGCTGACCTCTGGTCCAAAGCAAAAGAAGAAACCAAAGCTGTTGCTCAGGGTGCTATCGCTCCTGAAACCGCTTTTGTTCTGGAAAAGTTCGGTTGTGCTGCTCCCGAGATCGTAACTGACGCTACCGATCAGAAAATTATCCTCGTTGACCACTCCGACATCGCTCAGAGCCTGGACAACCTTGATAAAGGTGAAATCGTTGCAGTAGTTGACCACCACAAACTCGGTGATGTTACTACCCCCAACCCCCTCGAAATGTGGGTATGGCCTGTAGGCTGCACCGGTACCGTCATCAACGCAATGTACAAGTTCTACAACGTAGAAGTTCCCAAGAACATTGCTGGCGTACTTCTCTGTGCTATCCTCTCCGACACCGTTATGTTCAAGTCCGTTACCTGCACCGACGCTGACAAAGCTGCTGTAGAAGAACTGGCTAAGATTGCTGGTGTTGAAGATGTTATGGCTCTCGGAATGGAAATGTTCAACGTTAAGTCCGCAGTTGCTGGCGCAACCATGAGCGAACTTATCTTCCGTGACTACAAAGATTTCGATATGTCCGGCAACAAAGTCGGTATCGGCCAGCTCGAAGTTGTTGATCTGTCCGTATTCGACGGCATCAAAGATGACCTCTATGCTGAACTTGAAAAAGTTAAAGCTGAAGGCCGTCACAGCTGCTTCCTGCTGCTTACCGACATCATGAAAGAAGGTTCTGAAATGCTTATCGTTTCTGACGATCCTTCTGTTGTTGAAAAAGCATTCGGCGTTGCTCCCGAAGGTACCAAAGTATACCTTGAAGGCGTAATGTCCCGCAAAAAGCAGGTTGTACCTAACTTCGAGAAAGCTTTCTCCGCATAA
- a CDS encoding MoaD/ThiS family protein has product MKITLLCYATFAVKSPENSEAYPISEGETVSDVLERVGIPIEEVKIVFINGKSSKFDIALQDGDRVGVFPAVGGG; this is encoded by the coding sequence ATGAAAATAACTTTGCTTTGTTATGCAACTTTTGCTGTAAAAAGCCCTGAAAATTCTGAGGCATACCCTATTTCCGAAGGGGAAACGGTATCCGATGTTCTTGAGAGGGTAGGGATTCCAATTGAAGAGGTAAAAATCGTTTTTATCAACGGCAAGTCTTCTAAGTTTGACATAGCGCTTCAAGATGGAGACCGGGTTGGTGTTTTTCCTGCAGTCGGTGGTGGCTGA
- the panD gene encoding aspartate 1-decarboxylase codes for MGSRCLLNSKIHRATITDANVDYEGSISIDVDLLEKAGILPYERVDVLNVDNGERLTTYAIEGGPGEFCLNGAAAHKGEAGQKIIICTYTWLDEDELGLHKPKVVLLGDGNKVKKV; via the coding sequence ATGGGCAGCAGATGCCTTTTAAATTCGAAAATTCACAGAGCAACCATCACCGATGCCAATGTCGATTATGAAGGTTCTATTTCTATTGATGTGGATCTGCTTGAGAAAGCAGGAATCCTTCCCTATGAACGCGTCGATGTTCTAAACGTAGACAACGGGGAAAGGCTTACCACCTATGCCATTGAAGGCGGTCCGGGTGAATTTTGTCTGAACGGCGCAGCCGCTCACAAGGGTGAAGCTGGGCAGAAGATTATTATTTGTACCTATACGTGGCTTGATGAAGATGAATTAGGGCTGCACAAGCCTAAGGTTGTTCTTCTCGGTGACGGGAATAAGGTCAAAAAAGTTTAG